A single region of the Triticum dicoccoides isolate Atlit2015 ecotype Zavitan chromosome 2B, WEW_v2.0, whole genome shotgun sequence genome encodes:
- the LOC119365084 gene encoding subtilisin-like protease SBT2.5, translating into MALFNSLQSSPNILSHNIYKHICSTMEVLESFIQLCSDTTAMAFPKPSLVLCSVLTLLSLNRGPSHVSAKVYMVVMEDDPVVSYKASRKGVMRGEEAQKYKEMSTTKHDAFLESFLTVGSYKKLYSYTHLLNGFAVHANSEKAAKILRGAKGVRLVQEDIKMAKMTTYTPKYIGASGVWPLLGGAENSGDGIVIGMIDTGIDPQNPSFASFSNQSKQPPPNFKGMCRSGDRFPPDSCNGKIVGARWFARAGQATGEFNATIHYASPYDPDGHGSHTASTAAGNFHTPAVSRGYNFGYASGMAPGARLAIYKAAYPFGGYMSDVIAAVDQAVEDGVDVISLSMAPSSVSPGPAAFLNLLETQLLLATKAGVSVVQAVGNGGPDASSVVSFSPWITSVAASTTDRKYNKTIVAGNGQIFSCGGLSPPTPGDTMYPLALADDVSTDNSTDGSNGCQDPKVFIRSLVQGKVIVCMIVSSNYYQGDNFAGIIDTIQKIGAAGVVIIDRYSGDVDYEYQSIFPTVVPSAMVVDGVDMMNLMEYYENNTARDGDGTVITFGATVRILEGRRASYSGERPEVADYSSRGPNIENAQMQLADVLKPNVMAPGHHIWGAWSPTSDALPEVQGESYAILSGTSMSTPHVAGVVALIKQRHPKWSPAMIMSAIMTTADVTDRSGRPLMARRDVGAVVAATPFDMGAGAINAARALDPGLVFDATYRDYLQFLCAVPGVDEAAVRRAVGASCPTSRARWCSDLNAPSVTVASLVGSRRVDRKVWSVAAENETYMAYVRAPDGVAVRVSPDEFTVAPGETAALRIVLNTTAPGNAFSFGEVVLRGDKKHSVRIPLAVYPAAVLSGP; encoded by the exons ATGGCCCTTTTTAATTCCCTCCAATCCTCACCTAACATTCTTTCACACAACATATATAAGCACATATGTTCAACCATGGAAGTTTTGGAAAGCTTCATACAACTGTGCAGTGACACCACTGCCATGGCCTTTCCCAAGCCATCTCTAGTGCTATGCTCTGTTCTTACTTTACTGAGCCTAAATCGCGGTCCATCTCATGTATCTGCCAAGGTTtatatggtggtgatggaggatgatCCAGTTGTTTCCTACAAGGCAAGCCGGAAGGGTGTAAT GAGAGGCGAGGAAGCTCAAAAGTACAAGGAAATGTCCACGACGAAGCACGACGCCTTCCTGGAATCATTTCTGACCGTAGGATCTTACAAGAAACTGTACAGCTACACTCACCTGCTTAATGGCTTTGCTGTTCATGCAAACTCTGAAAAG GCGGCTAAAATTCTTAGAGGCGCAAAAGGAGTTAGACTCGTTCAAGAAGACATCAAAATGGCCAAGATGACCACATACACTCCAAAGTACATTGGAGCCAGTGGGGTATGGCCACTGCTTGGTGGTGCTGAGAATTCTGGTGATGGAATAGTCATTGGCATGATTGATACTGGCATTGACCCCCAAAACCCAAGCTTTGCCAGCTTCTCGAACCAATCAAAGCAGCCACCTCCCAATTTCAAAGGAATGTGCCGCTCTGGGGATAGATTCCCTCCTGATTCATGCAATGGTAAGATAGTGGGAGCTAGGTGGTTCGCGCGCGCTGGTCAAGCAACTGGAGAGTTCAATGCTACAATTCACTATGCATCACCTTATGACCCTGATGGCCATGGCAG CCACACAGCGTCGACCGCAGCTGGAAACTTCCATACACCAGCAGTTTCTAGGGGTTACAACTTTGGATATGCAAGCGGCATGGCCCCCGGAGCTCG TCTTGCAATCTACAAAGCTGCGTATCCTTTTGGTGGATACATGTCAGATGTGATAGCTGCTGTCGACCAG GCTGTAGAAGATGGTGTCGATGTTATCAGTCTTTCCATGGCACCTTCTTCGGTTTCACCTGGCCCTGCAGCTTTTCTCAACTTGCTTGAGACGCAACTGCTCCTTGCCACCAAGGCTGGAGTCTCAGTTGTTCAAGCAGTGGGCAATGGAGGCCCTGATGCGAGCTCAGTAGTTTCATTCAGCCCATGGATAACAAGTGTCGCGGCTTCGACAACGGACCGCAAGTATAACAAAACAATCGTAGCTGGAAATGGGCAAATTTTCTCTTGCGGCGGCCTTTCCC CACCAACACCAGGCGACACAATGTACCCATTAGCATTGGCAGACGACGTGAGCACTGACAATTCGACTGATGGGTCTAATGGTTGCCAGGATCCAAAGGTCTTCATAAGATCTCTAGTTCAGGGGAAGGTGATTGTCTGCATGATTGTGTCATCTAACTACTATCAGGGCGACAACTTTGCCGGCATTATCGATACGATTCAGAAGATCGGAGCTGCTGGAGTCGTCATCATTGATCGTTATTCCGGTGATGTAGACTATGAATATCAGTCCATATTTCCTACCGTGGTACCTTCAGCCATGGTTGTGGACGGAGTAGACATGATG AACCTAATGGAGTACTATGAGAACAACACGGCACGAGACGGCGACGGAACTGTCATCACGTTCGGAGCAACCGTCCGGATTCTGGAGGGACGGCGTGCGAGCTACTCCGGAGAACGGCCGGAGGTCGCCGACTACTCGTCGAGGGGACCCAACATAGAGAACGCGCAGATGCAGCTGGCGGACGTCCTGAAACCGAACGTGATGGCGCCGGGCCATCACATCTGGGGAGCCTGGAGCCCGACGAGCGACGCCCTGCCGGAGGTCCAGGGCGAGAGCTACGCCATACTGTCCGGCACGAGCATGTCCACCCCACACGTCGCCGGGGTGGTGGCGCTGATCAAGCAACGGCATCCCAAGTGGAGCCCCGCCATGATCATGTCGGCGATCATGACGACGGCCGACGTGACCGACCGCTCCGGGAGGCCCCTGATGGCGCGCCGGGACGTGGGCGCCGTGGTTGCGGCGACGCCGTTCGACATGGGCGCGGGCGCCATCAACGCGGCGCGCGCGCTGGACCCAGGCCTGGTGTTCGACGCCACGTACAGGGACTACCTGCAGTTCCTGTGCGCGGTGCCGGGCGTGGACGAGGCCGCGGTGCGGCGCGCGGTGGGGGCATCCTGCCCGACGTCACGGGCGCGGTGGTGCTCGGACCTGAACGCGCCGAGCGTGACGGTGGCGAGCCTGGTCGGATCGAGGCGGGTGGACCGGAAGGTGTGGAGCGTGGCCGCGGAGAACGAGACGTACATGGCGTACGTGCGCGCGCCCGACGGCGTGGCGGTGCGCGTGTCGCCCGACGAGTTCACCGTCGCACCCGGCGAGACGGCGGCGCTGAGGATCGTGCTCAACACCACCGCGCCGGGGAACGCATTCAGCTTCGGCGAGGTGGTGCTCAGGGGCGACAAGAAGCACAGCGTCAGGATCCCCCTCGCCGTCTACCCCGCCGCGGTGTTGAGCGGCCCGTGA